GTCATATTACCCGCCGGTACTCCAGAGTGTTGTATCAACATAAGGTGCAGACACTCTGTCAGGCCATCCGGATTCTTCAGTGTTATCTGTCAGTGATGCCCCAGAGACAGTCATTGTGCTGCATAATATGAATAGCAGCATAATAACAAATCCAGGCAAAGAAAATTTATTACAGAATTTCATCCATTCCCTCCTTTCTCCAGATTTTCTCCCCCATTCCAACAACAATTCTATTGGTACAAAACTGCCCGGTCATAGTTTTTCTTTGTATTAACTTTATTAATAGATTCCCCCAAATTGAATGAGTTCACTTCAGTTCGTGACATTACAGGGGTTAAATTAATATTTCCCTGAAATATATGCCATTTGTAATATCTGCCTGCATTCGGGATTTGCCCGGCATTTTTTGTTTTTTACGTGGTCAACAGTTAAGATGCCTGAAATTCCCGGAGTATCAGGAAGGTGTGATTTTTAAAGGTTTTTCCGGGGTTTTTTCCTGCAAATACGGATTATTTGCAAGGTTAAAACAGAGGAATTTAAAAGAGTGCAATTTGAGCTTTGTTTTGGATTATCCTGAATAATTGAGATTTATTGAGGGTGCTGTAATGGCTCAGGCATCCCGGAGGATGTTTTGTATGGTTCATGACCATAAAAGGCAGTACAGGCCTTCTGTGTGGATTGATTTTTTAGTGCTTTCACGGAATTCTGACAATACTGAACTTTTTTACTACCACTTAAAAAAACAGCAGTCATTTATTCATCTCAGGATAACGGCTCAGTGACCAGTCAGAGTTTTAGCTGAAAGAACCGGTTTATAACTATACATTTCTCCGGAACTTAAGTTATTAAAATATGTACATGATACACGAAATAAGTTGTAAAAATGTGTACACCATACATAAAATAAGTTGTAAAAATGTGTACACCATACACAAAATAAGTTGTAAAAATGTGTACAACACACACAAAATATGTTGTAAAAATGTGTACACCACACACAAAATAAGTTGTAAAAATGTGTACGGCATACACATAATATATACTTAAAGATACAAAAGTCAATTATGAAGCGGTTCATTTACGCCACTCTGCTTGAATGGAAAGAGAGGAGGAATCATAAACCGGTTATTATTGAAGGAATTCGCCAGTGTGGGAAAACGTGGATATTAAAGCATTTTGGCGAGGCAGAATTCAAAGATGTTGCTTACTTCAACTTCGAATATGATAACCGTCTGCAAAAGATATTCGAAGACGACCTGAATGTTTCAAGAATTATCAAAGATCTTGGCATTCTGAGAAACAAACACATACAGCCCGGTAATACCATCCTCATATTAGACGAAATCCAGACCTGCCCGCGTGCGATAACCTCGCTTAAATATTTCTGTGAAAACCTGCCCGAACTCCACGTTGCCGCCGCCGGTTCCCTGCTTGGAGTTGCTGTCGCACAGATGGACCAAAACATCTCCTTTCCGGTTGGCAAGGTGCAGATGCTCAGGATGTACCCCCTCAGTTTCGCAGAATACCTCCTTGCAAAAGGGGAAGACCTTTTGTATGACCATCTCAGAAATATCTCTCCGGATGAAAAAATATCCGGGGCATTTACAGGCAGACTAAAAGAGGCATATAATGAATACCTGATAACGGGAGGCATGCCGGAGGTTGTTAAATCATGGGTAAATAACCATGATATTGAAATCGTAGAAGAGATACAGAGTGAGATTCTCAGCAATTACGAGAAGGATTTTGTGAAATATGCATCGGTATCAGAATTTCCAAAACTCTCCCTGATTTGGCACGCGATTCCGGCACAGCTTGCAAAGGACAATCAGAAATTTATATTCGCCCATGTGAAGCAGGGAAGTCGTGCCCGCGATCTGGAAGACTCTCTGCAATGGCTGATTTCAGCAGGACTTATCCATAAAATAGAGAAAATCAGTCGTCCTTATATCCCGGTTACAACGTACGCAGATGTTACATATTTCAAGATCTATTTCTCAGATGTCGGACTGTTACGCAGAATGAGCAAATTCCCGGCAGATGTTGTATTTGATAAATCTCCGCTGACTGCCGATATGCGGGGGATTTTAACGGAAAATTTTGTGCTGACAGAACTGATTGCAAATGGCTCCGGAACACCTTTTTTCTGGAAATCCAAAGGAATTGCTGAGGTAGATTATATCATTCAGAACAGTGTTGATGTCATTCCTGTTGAGGTTAAATCAGCAAAAATGACCCGTTCAAGAAGTCTTGCAGAATACAGGAAAAAATATACACCCCGTATTGCCGTCCGGACAAGTCTTAACAATATTACACATCATTCAGACGAATATGGCGAAATACTGGAGATCCCGTTATATCTTCTCTGGAGACTGAAAGCATATCTTTGAGGGTCAATGATCATAAAACACTCTCTTTAAGCTCAGTGATGAATTAAGCCCAGTGATGAATTAAGCTCAGTGATGAATTAAGCTCAGTGATGAATTAAGCTCAGTGATGAATTTTCAGCCCGGAATTTCAGCCGGTCTTAAATGCTCAGAAACAGAAAGTTCCGTGTGAGACTATAAAAATCCAAAAAGTCACCCATGAGCCTGCGGGTCCACATATGATGAATGAAACAGTGCACTGTTTCATAAGAGTTATTCAGATTGATTACAGGCAAATAACCTTTCGGTCCTAAAGATTTCTCCTGTATAATCCGGACAATTTCCGGATGGCATGTGAAGAAGAGCATCTGGTTTGTCTCTGAAAGTTCAGGTATTGCATCACAGCAGTTCTTCTTCCTCTCTTTTTTTCCCAGCCACCCGGATGTACAGACCATCTATTTCACCTGTGATTTAACCCGGCGCTCAGGTACCTTCAGATCTTCTTCATGAGGTAAAGACTCCGGTATGATTCCCACGTATTACCAGAAGGTTTCCTTACATCCTCATTATTCAGGAAATGCCCACAGGGGAGTGCAGGCTCACCATAGAGTTCATTCAGTCTGCAACGCTTCTGAAACAATCCGGATATTATTCAGTTGGGCATAACATTCCTCAACATAAAAACAATTACCCACTAAGATTATCATTCTTCCCAACCAAAATTATAGAGTTGAAATGATACTTGTTGACTGGCAGCTTCAGGACAGGGTCAGAAGAGGTTTTATCAAATTAGAACCCTTTGATCCAAAATTCATACAGCCAAACTCCATTGACATCCGGCTTGGAAACCACTTTGTCTGGTATGATAAAAGCGATGAGATAATTGACCCTTACGATGGTGAAACCGTAAAATCTCACGTAAATGAAAAGAATTCAGACTATATCGATATAGAACCGGGCATGTTCCTCCTTGCAGAGACCTTTGAGGCGGTTACACTTCCGGATGACATCGTTGCCACAATCGAAGGCAAAAGCAGCATTGCAAGGCTTGGAATAACACTGCACCAGACCGGAGGATGGATAGATGCCGGATTTTCGGGCACAATAACCCTTGAGATCTGCAATGTCAACCACAGACCGGTCAGGCTCTATGCAGGGATGCCAATAGGTCAGCTTGTATTCTACACAACCGAAAAGGCTGAAAAGCCTTACGGTGCAAAAGGGGATGCGAAATACCTCCACCAGAAGAACGCAACCCTATCAAAATACTTCGAGAATAAGAAGGAGTAAACGTCTGACTGTCGGACAATTCTCATCAATATAAATATAAAAAAAACTAATTTTTAAGGCGTAACGGAGATCTAAAAAAAATGCAACTTCTCTTAATTCATTCTGATAATATAGAATATTCTGCCCAGAAAAAGACCCCTGTGGCAGAGGAAGAAATAATTCCGCAGGACTCACTTGACGAGGCATTAACGGTATTCTGTGCGGTTGAATCCTCAGACGAGGACGACATCGAAGGAACAGTAAAAAAAGCAGTAGCTGAGATACTTGAGACAAGCAAAAAGCTGGGCACAAAAAATATAATGCTCTACCCGTATGCGCATCTCTCATCAGATCTCTCCTCACCCAAAGCAGCAGTAGAGGTCTTAAAGAAGATGGAAGCCGGATGTTCATGTGAGGAGGATTATACCATTAAAAGGGCACCTTTCGGATGGTACAAATCCTTTAAACTCTCATGCAAGGGCCACCCGCTCTCCGAACTGTCAAGGACCATCACACCCGGAGACGTGGAGGAGAAGCCTGAAAAAAAGCAGGTCACCCATGAATTCTTTGTAATGACACCCGAAGGTGAGGTTAAAGACTACAAAGACTATGCAGACAATTCCCCTCTTGGAATGCTCATTAAAAAAGAGACAGGCATGGGCAAAGAGTCCGGAAAAGAGCCACTCCATGTCAGCCTTATGCGCTCAAAAGAGCTTGTGGACTATGAGCCCCTCTCAGATGTCGGTCAGCACAGGTGGATGCCAAAGGGAAAACTTGTCCGCGATCTTCTCGGCGATTACGTTTTAGGACTTGTCCTTGACTATGGCGGAATGCCGGTTGAGACACCAGTCATGTATGACCTTGGCGACAAAGCGATCAATGAGCATGCCGGAAAATTCGGCGAGAGGCAGTATCGGTTTAAATCCGGAAACAGGAGCATGATGCTTCGTTTTGCTGCATGCTTTGGCATGTTCTCAATAATGAAGGATATGCACATCTCTCCAAATACACTTCCGATGAAGATGTATGAGCTCTCCACATATTCATTCAGGCATGAGCAGAAGGGAGAATGTATAGGACTTAAGAGGCTCCGTGCCTTTACAATGCCGGATATGCACTCACTCTGCCTTGACATGGACCAGACCCTTGAATGCTTTGAAGAGCAGATGATGATGGGCTGGCAGACAGGAAAGGACCTTGAGACAGAATTTGCCGCAATCTTCCGGTGCACAAAGGACTTCTACAAAGACCACGAGGACTGGATAAAAGGTCTTGTTAAAAAATCCGAAGTTCCGGTGCTGATTGAGACACTCTCTGACAGGGTGCATTACTGGATTGCAAAGGTTGACCTCGCTGCAATTGACGGGCAGGGAAGACCGATTGAGAACCCGACAGTTCAGATCGATGTCGAGAGTTCAGACAGGTTTGACATCAAATATTACACTGACGATGGCGAAGTTCACCCACCGATCATCCACTGCTCACCTACAGGCAGTATTGAGCGTGTAATATGTGCACTGCTTGAGAAGACCGGAACAATGGAAGTTCCAATGCTCCCCGTCTGGCTCTCGCCCGTTCAGGTCAGGATTGTCTCCGTTGCAGAGAGGCACAATGAGCTTGCAGAAGAGATCTGCAATAAACTGAACAATGCAGGCGTCAGGTGCGACTTTGATGACCGTGAGGAGAGCGTAGGCAAGAAGATCCGTGCAGCCGGTATGGACTGGGTTCCATATGTTGCAGTGCTTGGAGATTCTGAAGCTGAATCAGGTAAGCTGACAGTCACAGTCAGGAGCAAATCTGCGGCAGGCAAGCCATTCAAGGTTGAACTGTCCCACGATGAACTTGTAGAGATGGTAAAGGCAGAGATCGGCGACCGTCCGTTCAGAAAACTCTACACTTCAAAGAAATTATCAGTCAAACCAAGATTTATCTGATAATATCATCCAAGCCACTTTTTTTATCGCCAAAGAGACTGCAACGGTTATTTCCGGCGCAGTTCCGGCAAAATCTGTAAAAGAGATCAGATTAACTTACTCTACTGTGAGCATGAAAATTATATTTTTACCGGAAAAATTCACCAGATCAATCCATAAAATTACAATAATAAGCGAATAACTTAAATCCTTAGAGATAGCATTCATCTTTACCAGATTTATGGTGATTTAATATGGGTAAAGACATAGTTGGCGAAGCACTTTCCTACACGAAAGATGGCTTTGTCGGAGAATGGATGAAGTGGTTACTGCTTATTATATCAGTACTTTAAACATTTCCTGAAAAACCCCATTTTTTGCTCAGAGTATTTCTGCCCAACTTGAGAAAGTTAAGTACTTCTCTATTTTAATGACAAACCGCATGGACTACTGCGCGTAATACTGCGCGTTTACCCCAATATCGCCAAATTCTTTTAGAATTTAGCCAGAATTTACCTTATTTTTTTGACGTACGCCTGATTTATGGTGGGGTTTATATACTCTAAAAACCTCTCATATGGCAAATAATTGTCAAAATATAGGCAAATCAGAGCTTAATAAAGAAAATAAGCTTGGAAACCTTGAACCGATATGCGCTCTTGTTGAGGGGAATGTAACCTTAACAGGTGGCAGAAACTATGATAGTCTAACGTTGATTCGGGGAGCTATCGCTACGGCATGTTCTAATAACTCAATATCTGGTTTTGCAAAAATGACGGAAGGACTACCGTCCCATACGACTTGTCTAAAAAAACTTCATGGCCTTAATATGGAGGAAT
The sequence above is a segment of the Methanoplanus limicola DSM 2279 genome. Coding sequences within it:
- a CDS encoding ATP-binding protein, which produces MKRFIYATLLEWKERRNHKPVIIEGIRQCGKTWILKHFGEAEFKDVAYFNFEYDNRLQKIFEDDLNVSRIIKDLGILRNKHIQPGNTILILDEIQTCPRAITSLKYFCENLPELHVAAAGSLLGVAVAQMDQNISFPVGKVQMLRMYPLSFAEYLLAKGEDLLYDHLRNISPDEKISGAFTGRLKEAYNEYLITGGMPEVVKSWVNNHDIEIVEEIQSEILSNYEKDFVKYASVSEFPKLSLIWHAIPAQLAKDNQKFIFAHVKQGSRARDLEDSLQWLISAGLIHKIEKISRPYIPVTTYADVTYFKIYFSDVGLLRRMSKFPADVVFDKSPLTADMRGILTENFVLTELIANGSGTPFFWKSKGIAEVDYIIQNSVDVIPVEVKSAKMTRSRSLAEYRKKYTPRIAVRTSLNNITHHSDEYGEILEIPLYLLWRLKAYL
- the dcd gene encoding dCTP deaminase, producing the protein MILVDWQLQDRVRRGFIKLEPFDPKFIQPNSIDIRLGNHFVWYDKSDEIIDPYDGETVKSHVNEKNSDYIDIEPGMFLLAETFEAVTLPDDIVATIEGKSSIARLGITLHQTGGWIDAGFSGTITLEICNVNHRPVRLYAGMPIGQLVFYTTEKAEKPYGAKGDAKYLHQKNATLSKYFENKKE
- a CDS encoding threonine--tRNA ligase; protein product: MQLLLIHSDNIEYSAQKKTPVAEEEIIPQDSLDEALTVFCAVESSDEDDIEGTVKKAVAEILETSKKLGTKNIMLYPYAHLSSDLSSPKAAVEVLKKMEAGCSCEEDYTIKRAPFGWYKSFKLSCKGHPLSELSRTITPGDVEEKPEKKQVTHEFFVMTPEGEVKDYKDYADNSPLGMLIKKETGMGKESGKEPLHVSLMRSKELVDYEPLSDVGQHRWMPKGKLVRDLLGDYVLGLVLDYGGMPVETPVMYDLGDKAINEHAGKFGERQYRFKSGNRSMMLRFAACFGMFSIMKDMHISPNTLPMKMYELSTYSFRHEQKGECIGLKRLRAFTMPDMHSLCLDMDQTLECFEEQMMMGWQTGKDLETEFAAIFRCTKDFYKDHEDWIKGLVKKSEVPVLIETLSDRVHYWIAKVDLAAIDGQGRPIENPTVQIDVESSDRFDIKYYTDDGEVHPPIIHCSPTGSIERVICALLEKTGTMEVPMLPVWLSPVQVRIVSVAERHNELAEEICNKLNNAGVRCDFDDREESVGKKIRAAGMDWVPYVAVLGDSEAESGKLTVTVRSKSAAGKPFKVELSHDELVEMVKAEIGDRPFRKLYTSKKLSVKPRFI